The following coding sequences are from one Novosphingobium sp. KACC 22771 window:
- the rplB gene encoding 50S ribosomal protein L2, which produces MALKSYNPTSPARRGLVLVDKSALWKGKPVKALTEGKSKTGGRNNKGHVTSRGIGGGHKQRYRFIDFKRRKWDQPATVERLEYDPNRTAFIALVKYEDGEQTYIIAPQRLAVGDTIVAGEKTDVKPGNAMLLSQIPVGTIIHNVEMKPGKGGQIARSAGTYVQVVGRDRGLVIVRLNSGEQRYLRGDCMGTVGAVSNPDNANTNLAKAGRNRWLGQRPLTRGVAKNPVDHPHGGGEGRTSGGRHPVTPWGKPTKGARTRHNKKTDGMIIRSRHAKKKR; this is translated from the coding sequence ATGGCACTCAAGAGCTATAACCCGACCAGCCCGGCCCGTCGTGGCCTCGTCCTGGTTGACAAGAGCGCCCTGTGGAAGGGCAAGCCGGTCAAGGCGCTTACCGAAGGTAAGAGCAAGACCGGTGGTCGCAACAACAAGGGTCACGTGACCAGCCGCGGTATCGGCGGTGGCCACAAGCAGCGCTATCGTTTCATCGATTTCAAGCGCCGCAAGTGGGACCAGCCGGCAACCGTTGAGCGTCTGGAATATGACCCCAACCGCACCGCGTTCATCGCGCTCGTCAAGTACGAGGACGGTGAGCAGACCTACATCATCGCTCCGCAGCGTCTGGCCGTTGGCGACACCATTGTCGCCGGCGAGAAGACCGACGTGAAGCCCGGCAACGCCATGCTTCTGTCGCAGATCCCGGTCGGCACCATCATCCACAACGTGGAAATGAAGCCGGGCAAGGGTGGTCAGATCGCTCGTTCGGCAGGCACCTATGTGCAGGTCGTGGGCCGTGACCGCGGTCTGGTGATCGTTCGTCTGAACTCGGGCGAACAGCGCTACCTGCGTGGCGATTGCATGGGCACCGTTGGCGCCGTGTCGAACCCCGACAACGCCAACACCAACCTTGCAAAAGCCGGTCGTAACCGTTGGCTTGGCCAGCGTCCGCTTACCCGCGGCGTTGCCAAGAACCCGGTCGATCACCCGCATGGTGGTGGTGAAGGCCGTACTTCGGGCGGTCGTCATCCTGTTACGCCGTGGGGCAAGCCGACCAAGGGCGCTCGCACCCGTCATAACAAGAAGACTGACGGCATGATCATCCGCTCGCGTCACGCGAAGAAGAAGAGGTAA
- the rpsS gene encoding 30S ribosomal protein S19: MARSVWKGPFVDLHLLKKAEVAQDAGNRAGPIKTWSRRSTILPTFVGLTFNVYNGHKFIPVSVNEDMVGHKLGEFAPTRTFPGHAADKKGKR, from the coding sequence ATGGCTCGTTCCGTCTGGAAAGGTCCTTTCGTCGACCTGCACCTGCTGAAAAAGGCCGAGGTCGCCCAGGATGCTGGCAACCGTGCCGGCCCGATCAAGACCTGGTCGCGTCGGTCGACGATCCTGCCGACGTTCGTTGGTTTGACGTTCAACGTCTACAACGGGCATAAGTTCATCCCCGTGTCCGTGAATGAGGACATGGTCGGCCACAAGCTGGGCGAATTCGCGCCGACGCGCACGTTCCCCGGTCACGCCGCTGACAAGAAGGGCAAGCGCTGA
- the rplV gene encoding 50S ribosomal protein L22, producing MSKPKAPRRVGDNEALSVGTQIRGSAQKLNLVAALIRNQKAEDALNILTFSKKAMAVDARKVLASAIANAENNHNLDVDSLVVVEASVGKSITMKRFHTRGRGKSTRILKPFSRLRIVVREVQEA from the coding sequence ATGAGCAAGCCTAAAGCTCCCCGTCGCGTTGGCGACAACGAAGCCCTGTCGGTCGGTACGCAGATCCGCGGCTCGGCTCAGAAGCTCAATCTGGTTGCGGCGCTTATCCGCAACCAGAAGGCTGAAGATGCGCTGAACATCCTGACCTTCTCGAAGAAGGCCATGGCGGTTGACGCTCGCAAGGTGCTGGCTTCGGCCATCGCCAACGCCGAAAACAACCACAACCTCGACGTGGACAGCCTCGTTGTGGTTGAGGCTTCGGTCGGCAAGTCGATCACGATGAAGCGCTTTCACACCCGCGGCCGTGGCAAGTCCACCCGCATCCTGAAGCCCTTCAGCCGTCTGCGCATTGTGGTGCGCGAAGTTCAGGAGGCTTGA
- the rpsC gene encoding 30S ribosomal protein S3, which translates to MGHKSNPIGLRLQINRTWDSRWYAEGRSYGKLLEEDLKMRKFIFKTLPQAAISKVVIERPAKVCRVSIFAARPGVIIGKKGADIEKLRLQLAKFTGSDVKLNIVEIRKPEIDSKLVAQGIADQLIRRVAFRRAMKRAVQSALRLGAEGIKITCSGRLGGAEIARIEWYREGRVPLHTLRANIDYAEAEALTAYGIIGIKVWIFKGEILGHDPMAQDRLMMEAQTSGVRPAR; encoded by the coding sequence ATGGGTCATAAGAGCAACCCCATCGGTCTGCGCCTGCAGATCAACCGCACCTGGGACAGCCGCTGGTATGCGGAAGGTCGCAGCTACGGCAAGCTTCTTGAGGAAGACCTCAAGATGCGCAAGTTCATCTTCAAGACGCTGCCTCAGGCTGCGATCTCGAAGGTGGTGATCGAGCGTCCCGCCAAGGTGTGCCGTGTGTCGATCTTCGCTGCCCGTCCGGGCGTGATCATCGGCAAGAAGGGTGCAGACATTGAAAAGCTGCGCCTTCAGCTCGCCAAGTTCACCGGCAGCGACGTCAAGCTGAACATTGTCGAAATCCGCAAGCCGGAAATCGACTCGAAGCTTGTCGCCCAGGGCATCGCCGATCAGCTGATCCGCCGTGTTGCCTTCCGTCGCGCCATGAAGCGCGCCGTTCAGTCCGCGCTGCGTCTTGGTGCCGAAGGCATCAAGATCACCTGCTCGGGCCGTCTGGGTGGCGCCGAAATCGCGCGTATCGAATGGTACCGCGAAGGCCGCGTTCCGCTGCACACCCTGCGTGCTAACATCGACTATGCCGAAGCCGAGGCGCTCACCGCCTATGGTATCATCGGCATTAAGGTGTGGATCTTCAAGGGCGAAATCCTTGGTCATGATCCGATGGCGCAGGACCGTCTCATGATGGAGGCCCAGACCTCCGGCGTGCGTCCTGCACGTTGA
- the rplP gene encoding 50S ribosomal protein L16: MLQPKKTKFRKAFKGRLHGNAKGGTDLNFGSYGLKAMEPERVTARQIEAARRAIQRHLRRQGRLWIRVFPDLPVSKKPAEVRQGKGKGSIEYWAARVKPGKILFELDGVSGELAAGAFERAAMKLPIKTKVVAKLGDTSHLGGE; this comes from the coding sequence ATGTTGCAACCGAAGAAGACCAAGTTCCGCAAGGCGTTCAAGGGCCGTTTGCACGGCAACGCCAAGGGCGGCACCGACCTGAACTTCGGTTCCTATGGCCTCAAGGCTATGGAACCGGAGCGCGTCACCGCTCGTCAGATCGAAGCTGCACGTCGTGCCATTCAGCGCCACCTGCGTCGTCAGGGCCGTCTGTGGATCCGCGTGTTTCCCGATCTGCCCGTCTCGAAGAAGCCTGCTGAAGTCCGTCAGGGTAAGGGCAAGGGTTCGATCGAATATTGGGCTGCTCGCGTCAAGCCGGGCAAGATCCTGTTCGAACTGGACGGCGTTTCGGGCGAGCTGGCCGCTGGTGCGTTTGAACGCGCTGCGATGAAGCTGCCGATCAAGACCAAGGTTGTTGCCAAGCTTGGCGACACCTCGCACCTGGGAGGCGAATAA
- the rpmC gene encoding 50S ribosomal protein L29 — MTKIADLRAKSDDQLVAELGDLKREAFNLRFQAATNQLERPARIKEVRRDIARIKTLQSERSVAAKA; from the coding sequence ATGACCAAGATCGCTGATCTGCGTGCCAAGAGCGATGACCAGCTGGTTGCCGAGCTGGGTGACCTGAAGCGCGAGGCCTTCAACCTCCGCTTCCAGGCTGCCACCAACCAGCTTGAGCGTCCCGCACGCATCAAGGAAGTGCGCCGCGATATCGCCCGCATCAAGACGCTCCAGAGTGAGCGTTCTGTTGCAGCGAAGGCGTAA
- the rpsQ gene encoding 30S ribosomal protein S17 — protein MPKRILIGTVVSDKTDKTVVVKVERKVKHPLYGKIIRRSKKYHAHDEDNAFKAGEVVRIEETAPISKLKSWKVIERVQAGKGVAVEADV, from the coding sequence ATGCCCAAGCGTATTCTTATCGGGACTGTGGTTTCCGACAAGACCGACAAGACCGTGGTCGTGAAGGTCGAGCGTAAGGTGAAGCACCCCCTTTATGGGAAGATCATCCGTCGTTCGAAGAAGTATCACGCTCACGACGAAGACAACGCCTTCAAGGCCGGCGAAGTTGTCCGCATCGAGGAAACCGCCCCGATCTCCAAGCTGAAGAGCTGGAAGGTGATCGAGCGGGTTCAGGCGGGCAAGGGCGTCGCTGTCGAAGCGGACGTCTAA
- the rplN gene encoding 50S ribosomal protein L14 has product MIQMQSQLDVADNSGAKRVQCIKVLGGSKRRTAGVGDIIVVSIKEAQPRAKVKKGDVHRAVIVRTRKDVRRPDGSVIRFDGNAAVLINKNAEPIGTRIFGPVVRELRAKGYMKIISLAPEVL; this is encoded by the coding sequence ATGATCCAGATGCAATCCCAGCTTGACGTCGCTGACAACAGCGGTGCCAAGCGTGTCCAGTGCATTAAGGTGCTGGGCGGATCGAAGCGTCGTACCGCTGGCGTTGGCGACATCATCGTGGTGTCGATCAAGGAAGCCCAGCCCCGCGCCAAGGTCAAGAAGGGCGACGTTCACCGCGCGGTGATCGTTCGTACCCGCAAGGACGTTCGCCGTCCCGACGGTTCGGTTATCCGTTTCGACGGTAACGCGGCTGTGCTGATCAACAAGAACGCTGAGCCCATCGGCACGCGTATCTTTGGCCCCGTCGTGCGTGAACTGCGCGCCAAGGGCTACATGAAGATCATCTCGCTGGCTCCGGAGGTTCTGTAA
- the rplX gene encoding 50S ribosomal protein L24, whose protein sequence is MSAAKIKKGDNVIVRSGKDKGRTGTVLSVLPKEGKIVVAGVNVAARHRKPTQVNPQGGIERREAPMAISKVGLVDPKTGAATRIRFEEKDGKKVRVAVKSGEAIDG, encoded by the coding sequence ATGTCCGCTGCTAAGATCAAGAAGGGCGACAATGTGATCGTCCGTTCGGGCAAGGACAAGGGCCGTACCGGCACTGTTTTGTCCGTGCTGCCTAAGGAAGGCAAGATTGTGGTTGCCGGCGTGAACGTCGCAGCCCGTCACCGCAAGCCGACCCAGGTGAACCCGCAGGGTGGCATCGAGCGCCGCGAAGCGCCGATGGCTATCAGCAAGGTTGGTCTCGTCGATCCGAAGACCGGTGCGGCAACCCGCATCCGCTTCGAGGAAAAGGACGGCAAGAAGGTCCGCGTGGCCGTGAAGTCCGGGGAGGCTATCGATGGCTGA